One region of Primulina tabacum isolate GXHZ01 chromosome 1, ASM2559414v2, whole genome shotgun sequence genomic DNA includes:
- the LOC142545045 gene encoding casein kinase 1-like protein 10 isoform X1 has product MDHVVGGKFKLGRKIGSGSFGELYLGVSIPNGEEVAVKLESVKTKHPQLHYESKIYMLLQGGNGVPNLKWFGVESEYNVMVIDLLGPSLEDLFNYCNRKFSLKTVLMLADQLINRVEYMHSRGFLHRDIKPDNFLMGLGRKANQVYIIDFGLAKKYRDLQTHKHIPYRENKNLTGTARYASVNTHLGVEQSRRDDLESLGYVLIYFLRGSLPWQGLKAGTKKQKYDKISEKKMLTPIEVLCKSYPSEFISYFHYCRSLRFEDKPDYSYLKRLFRDLFIREGYQFDYVFDWTILKYPHIGASSRARNPTGNAVAGTSGERPVRTSVGQDIRDRFSGAVEAFSRRNISGSGRHGEYTRHRTSEVVPSSKDVQQQPESEKGRSSRNGNSSKKAVVSTFRPSSSGDLTNWQSSRLVSGNGRLSTTQRLQSGTGMELKPSSFSRSAAAVTSKATRDDPLRSFEFLSIRK; this is encoded by the exons ATGGATCATGTCGTGGGTGGAAAATTTAAGCTTGGGAGAAAAATTGGGAGTGGTTCATTCGGTGAACTTTATTTAG GAGTGAGTATACCGAATGGAGAAGAAGTAGCCGTCAAGTTG GAATCAGTGAAGACCAAGCACCCTCAACTTCATTATGAATCAAAAATTTATATGCTTCTCCAAGGAGGAA ATGGTGTTCCCAACCTGAAATGGTTTGGAGTCGAGAGTGAATACAATGTCATGGTCATAGATCTTCTGGGACCAAGTCTGGAAGATCTCTTTAATTATTGTAATAGGAAGTTCTCCTTGAAAACAGTATTAATGCTCGCAGATCAACTA ATTAATAGAGTTGAGTACATGCATTCTAGAGGTTTTCTTCACCGTGATATAAAGCCTGACAATTTTTTGATGGGATTAGGGCGTAAAGCAAATCAG GTATACATCATTGATTTTGGTCTTGCCAAAAAATATAGGGATCTACAGACTCATAAGCACATACCCTACAG GGAAAATAAGAATCTAACTGGCACTGCTCGCTATGCTAGTGTCAATACACATCTTGGTGTTG AACAAAGCCGAAGAGATGATCTGGAATCCCTTGGTTATGTCcttatatattttcttagagGAAG TCTTCCCTGGCAGGGACTCAAAGCTGGCACCAAAAAGCAGAAATACGACAAGATTAgtgaaaagaaaatgttgactCCTATAGAG GTGCTGTGCAAATCATATCCATCAGAgttcatatcatattttcattattGCCGATCGTTAAGATTTGAAGACAAACCGGATTATTCTTACTTGAAAAGGCTCTTCCGGGACTTATTTATCCGTGAAG GTTACCAATTCGACTATGTATTTGATTGGACCATCTTGAAATATCCTCACATTGGTGCTAGTTCCAGAGCAAGA AATCCCACTGGCAATGCAGTGGCTGGAACGTCTGGTGAAAGACCAGTGAGAACTTCAG TTGGACAAGATATTCGAGATAGATTTTCAGGTGCGGTTGAAGCTTTCtctagaagaaatatttcaggGTCTGGGCGACATGGTGAATATACAAGACACAGAACATCAGAAGTTGTGCCTTCATCCAAGGATGTG CAGCAGCAACCTGAATCAGAAAAAGGCCGTAGTTCTCGAAATGGCAACTCTTCAAAGAAGGCTGTTGTTTCAACCTTCAGACCAAGTTCCTCTGGTGATCTCACTAATTGGCAATCAAGCAGGCTGGTTTCGGGCAATGGTCGTTTATCTACAACGCAAAGACTTCAGTCCGGAACCGGAATGGAACTCAAACCATCATCTTTCTCTCGCTCAGCTGCTGCAGTAACTTCAAAAGCCACTCGGGACGACCCTCTACGAAGCTTCGAGTTCCTCTCGATCAGGAAGTAA
- the LOC142545045 gene encoding casein kinase 1-like protein 10 isoform X2 gives MDHVVGGKFKLGRKIGSGSFGELYLGVSIPNGEEVAVKLESVKTKHPQLHYESKIYMLLQGGNGVPNLKWFGVESEYNVMVIDLLGPSLEDLFNYCNRKFSLKTVLMLADQLINRVEYMHSRGFLHRDIKPDNFLMGLGRKANQVYIIDFGLAKKYRDLQTHKHIPYRENKNLTGTARYASVNTHLGVEQSRRDDLESLGYVLIYFLRGSLPWQGLKAGTKKQKYDKISEKKMLTPIEVLCKSYPSEFISYFHYCRSLRFEDKPDYSYLKRLFRDLFIREGYQFDYVFDWTILKYPHIGASSRARNPTGNAVAGTSGERPVRTSVGQDIRDRFSGAVEAFSRRNISGSGRHGEYTRHRTSEVVPSSKDVQPESEKGRSSRNGNSSKKAVVSTFRPSSSGDLTNWQSSRLVSGNGRLSTTQRLQSGTGMELKPSSFSRSAAAVTSKATRDDPLRSFEFLSIRK, from the exons ATGGATCATGTCGTGGGTGGAAAATTTAAGCTTGGGAGAAAAATTGGGAGTGGTTCATTCGGTGAACTTTATTTAG GAGTGAGTATACCGAATGGAGAAGAAGTAGCCGTCAAGTTG GAATCAGTGAAGACCAAGCACCCTCAACTTCATTATGAATCAAAAATTTATATGCTTCTCCAAGGAGGAA ATGGTGTTCCCAACCTGAAATGGTTTGGAGTCGAGAGTGAATACAATGTCATGGTCATAGATCTTCTGGGACCAAGTCTGGAAGATCTCTTTAATTATTGTAATAGGAAGTTCTCCTTGAAAACAGTATTAATGCTCGCAGATCAACTA ATTAATAGAGTTGAGTACATGCATTCTAGAGGTTTTCTTCACCGTGATATAAAGCCTGACAATTTTTTGATGGGATTAGGGCGTAAAGCAAATCAG GTATACATCATTGATTTTGGTCTTGCCAAAAAATATAGGGATCTACAGACTCATAAGCACATACCCTACAG GGAAAATAAGAATCTAACTGGCACTGCTCGCTATGCTAGTGTCAATACACATCTTGGTGTTG AACAAAGCCGAAGAGATGATCTGGAATCCCTTGGTTATGTCcttatatattttcttagagGAAG TCTTCCCTGGCAGGGACTCAAAGCTGGCACCAAAAAGCAGAAATACGACAAGATTAgtgaaaagaaaatgttgactCCTATAGAG GTGCTGTGCAAATCATATCCATCAGAgttcatatcatattttcattattGCCGATCGTTAAGATTTGAAGACAAACCGGATTATTCTTACTTGAAAAGGCTCTTCCGGGACTTATTTATCCGTGAAG GTTACCAATTCGACTATGTATTTGATTGGACCATCTTGAAATATCCTCACATTGGTGCTAGTTCCAGAGCAAGA AATCCCACTGGCAATGCAGTGGCTGGAACGTCTGGTGAAAGACCAGTGAGAACTTCAG TTGGACAAGATATTCGAGATAGATTTTCAGGTGCGGTTGAAGCTTTCtctagaagaaatatttcaggGTCTGGGCGACATGGTGAATATACAAGACACAGAACATCAGAAGTTGTGCCTTCATCCAAGGATGTG CAACCTGAATCAGAAAAAGGCCGTAGTTCTCGAAATGGCAACTCTTCAAAGAAGGCTGTTGTTTCAACCTTCAGACCAAGTTCCTCTGGTGATCTCACTAATTGGCAATCAAGCAGGCTGGTTTCGGGCAATGGTCGTTTATCTACAACGCAAAGACTTCAGTCCGGAACCGGAATGGAACTCAAACCATCATCTTTCTCTCGCTCAGCTGCTGCAGTAACTTCAAAAGCCACTCGGGACGACCCTCTACGAAGCTTCGAGTTCCTCTCGATCAGGAAGTAA